The Dyadobacter sandarakinus DNA window CCAGCTGGCAGCGGGCGATCAATGCATTCAGGCTTAGAATGCTGCTGCGCCTGAGCAAAAAAGAAGCCGATACAGACCTGAACATCAGGGCACAATTTGCAGAGATCATTAACAATCCCGCCAGGTACCCGTTGTTTGCAGGCATGTCAGACAATCTTCAGTTTATCTCAAACAATTACAATAAGTATCCGTCCAATCCCGATAACTTTGGTTTTGACGCCACACGTCAGAACATGGCCGCTACGTACGTAAGCCTGCTTACTGCCCGCCAGGATCCCCGCGTTATGATTACGGCCGAGCCTGCGGGTGCCCAGCTGAAAGCCGGAAAGACCCCGTCGGACTACACGGCTTATGTGGGTGCCAGTTCGGGCGAAGACCTGGCGGACATGTCGGCGAAGGCGGGAATCGACAACGGAGCCGGGTTCGCGCCGGGCGCATATTCTTTCCAGAGCCGGTCGCGGTACTACACCAACTACACAGGCGAGAACGTATTCATCATTGGGTATCCCGAGATGTGCTTCAACATTGCGGAGGGGATCAACCGCGGCTGGGTAAGCGGCAATGCCGATCAGTGGTACCAGGCGGGCATCAAGGCTTCCATGGAGTTTTACGGGATCAAGGAGGGCGCCAACTCGATGCAGTACTCCCGCACCGGCGGCAGGGAAGCCAGTGACTTTGTAGGTTATACGGTTAATTTCAGCTTTGCGAACTACCTGGCTCAGCCGCTGGTAAAGTATGCCGGAAACAACCTTACCGGCCTCGAGCAAATACTGACCCAGAAGTACCTGGCATTTTTCATGAACTCAGGTATGGAAGCCTACTTCAATTTCCGCCGTACGGGTTTTCCGAAATTTATGACCGGCGTAGGTACAGGCAATTCGGAACGGATTGCACTTCGTTGGCAGTACCCGATCTCGGAACGTACCACCAATGGAGCCAACTATAAAGCGGCCATTGATGCCCAGTTCGGGGGAAAAGATGATATCAATGATAAGATCTGGTTACTTAAATAGAAAAAGCATTTCCGGTAATCAAAAAGGCCGTCTTCCATTAGAAAGACGGCCTTTTAACATCATGGAAATGAGGCTTTGATAAGCCGCACCGTTGCTATGCCTCGCTTTTCTGCTTCTCTATTGCATCCAGCAACTTCTGGAAGGGTTTATTGAATTTGTCAATCCCTTCTTCTTCCAGCTGCTTGGTTACGGCATCAATATCGATACCGGCTTCCTTAATCTGTTCCAGGATTTTGGTTGCACCTTCAAGGTCGTCTTCAAGCCGGCTTGCAGGATCTCCATGGTCGCGGTAGGCTTCCAGGGTTTCCATCGGGATCGTATCCACCGTATTGGGTCCGATCAGCGCCTCCACATATTTGGTATCCTTAAATGCAGGATTCTTGCTGCTGGTACTTGCCCAAAGCAGTCGCTGCGGCACAGCTCCCAGCTCAGCCAGCTTGTTCCAGCGGTCTGAGCTGAACACGCGTTTGTAAATTTCATAGGCTTTTTTGGCAGAGGCAATCGCCACTTCACCTTTCAGCTCGCCCAATCCTTTTTCATCCAGCAGCGGATCAACCAGCACGTCGATGCGGCTCAGGAAAAAGCTGGCTACGGACGAAATGTTATTTACCGGCAAACCTGCGGCAGCCCTTTGTTCCAGCCCGGCAATGTAAGCCTCCGTCACCGCTTCATACCGGTCAAGGCCGAAAAGCAGGGTTACGTTTACGTTAATGCCATCAGCAATCGCGGCCTGGATCGCAGGCAAACCTGGCTCGGTACCCGGGATCTTGATCATAACATTTTCCTTGTCGACCTCTTTCCAGAGCTTCCGCGCCTGCTCAATGGTTCCCTCGGTATCCAATGCAAGAAACGGTGATACTTCAAGGCTTACATACCCGTCGGCACCTACCACATCTTCATCGTAAACCGGTCTCAGAATGTCACAGGCAAGTTTGATATCCGAAATGGCAAGGCCGAAAAATATTTCCTCATTGGTGCGCTGTTCCTTCGACAATTCGGCGATATCTGCATCATAATCAGCGCTGCTGCTGATCGCTTTTTCAAAAATCGCAGGATTGGAAGTCACGCCCCGCACACCATCTTCTTCAACCAGCCTTTTAAGTTCACCCGAAAAAATAATTTTCCGGTCTATAAAGTCCAGCCAGATGCTTTGACCGAAGTCGTGTATTTGTTTCACCTTGTTAGCCATAATCATCAATGTTTTTTTTACTGAATGATACTGAATATATCTTGATAATGCTTTACGCCTGCTTATTTAACCATGCTGAGGCGATTTTAATTACACTTTCCTCTATTTATCGGTTGATTTTCGCATAGCCGCAGCACGTCCTGGCTCAATCTTTATACTTCAGGAGCGCACGCCCGGACAGAATTGTTCCGGAGTCCGGCCGCACTTATCAGCACGAAGCCAAACATCACCATGAACAAGAAGGTACCCCATCAACATTCCGACGAAAGTCAGGAGTCCCGCCGGGATTTTCTGAAAACCACGTCTGTACTGACAGCTATCGCCGTCACCCCGCCCGCTGTTGTCAAAGCCGCACAGTCGGGCTTTGTAGAGAAAGTCAATGCTGCCTTGGAAACCATGCCGGTAAGTTTTACAGTAAATGGGGTAAAACAGCAGCTTAAACTCGAACCCCGCGCTACACTGCTGGATGTACTGCGCGAGCAGCTTGACCTGACCGGCACCAAAAAAGGCTGTGACTATGGGCAATGCGGCGCTTGTACCGTGCACGTCAATGGCAAGCGGGTACTATCATGCCTCAGCCTGGCAGTAATGCATGAGGGACAGGAAATTACGACCATCGAAGGACTTGCCAAAGGAGAGGAGCTCCACCCGATGCAGCAGGCTTTTATCAAACACGACGGTTTTCAATGCGGATACTGCACACCCGGACAGATCATGTCTGCCGTGGCATGCATTCACGAAGGCCATGCCGGCAGCGAAGCCGATATCAGGGAATTTATGAGCGGCAACATCTGCCGCTGCGGGGCGTACCCCAACATTGTAAAGGCAATTCAGGAAGTTAAAAACGGGGGGCTCAAATCATGATACAATTTCAATACGAGCGTGCCTCCACGGCGAAGGCAGCCATCAGCAGCCTGGCCGGCAGCAGCCAGGCCAAATTCATTGCCGGTGGTACCAACCTTATCGACCTGATGAAGCGGCAGGTAGAGGCGCCGGCCCGCCTGGTTGATATTAATGCAGTACCGCTCAAAGACATTCAGCGAAAAGACGGGAAAACGAGCATCGGCGCGCTGGCACTGAACAGCCAGGTGGCCGACAGCAAGCTGATCATTGATAACCATCCGCTGCTTTCCCAGGCCCTGAATGCCGGCGCATCCGCGCAGATCAGGAATATGGCGACCGTGGGCGGCAATATGATGCAGCGCACACGCTGCCCCTACTTTTATGATACCGCACTGCCCTGTAACAAAAGGGAGCCGGGATCGGGCTGCGGCGCGCTCAAAGGATTGAACAGGATGCACGCCATATTCGGGACAAGCGAGCAGTGCATTGCGGTGCACCCCAGCGACATGTGCATTGCGCTGGTAGCCCTCGATGCGACGGTCGTTGTGGCCGGGCCAAAGGGTGAGCGGCGGATTCCTTTTGAGGAATTTCACCGCCTGCCGGGCACTCAGCCCGAAAAGGACAATACACTTCAGAGCAATGAGCTGATCATGTCTGTCGAGATTCCCGACTATGCATTTAACAAGCACGCCTATTATATGAAGATCCGCGACCGGGCCTCGTATGCATTTGCGCTTGTGTCTGTGGCTGCGGCCCTGGATATGGACGGGAAGGTGATCAGAGAGGCACGTCTGGCGATGGGAGGGGTGGCCCACAAGCCCTGGCGCCTCAAAGAAGCCGAAAAGGCACTCGCAGGCAAGCCAGCCACAGAGGAGACTTTCAGGCAGGCCGCCGAGCTGGCGATGCAGGGAGCGAAGGCTTTCAAATACAATGCATTCAAGCTGAAACTTGGTCCGAACGTAATTGTAGAAGCATTGAAAAATGCAGCCGGTCTGGTGTAAAAGGTACCTAATCCCTGAACTGAGAAAATCATGAGTGAAGCATTTTTTGATAAAAAAGAATACAAGCCGCTGGACCGCGTGGATGGCCGCCTAAAAGTGACGGGTGCTGCCAAATACTCCGCCGAGTATGCATTGCCGGATATGACCTATGCGGTACTGGTCGGAAGCCGGATCGCGAAAGGCACGATCAAAAGTATCGACTCCAGAGCGGCAGAAAGGTCACCGGGCGTACTTGGCGTGATCTCACATGTGAATGCCATTAAGGTGCCCGGCTACCAGCCCAAGGGAGAGCACCCGTCGGAGCCATCTACAGGCGGGCAGCCGCTACGCGTGTTTTTTGATAATAAAATCTATTCAAACGACCAGCCGATTGCAGTTGTGGTAGCAACTTCGCTGGAAAAGGCCCGGCATGCCGCTTCCCTGGTGAAGGTCCAGTACAATAAGGAAGAACATAAGACCGATTTCGACGCGCATACCGCAGATGCTGTGGTGCCTGCCTCGGCTAAGAAAAACCCGAAATCGCCGACTGCGGATTATGACCGGGGCGAGGCCGGCGCATTCGATACCG harbors:
- a CDS encoding SusD/RagB family nutrient-binding outer membrane lipoprotein, whose protein sequence is MRSIIIAVLAFTALLFTGCEKSFEELEKDPNRAITAPASLILQGIEWDMYNNTGRPFSSEMRWNQFYAVNYNYYGNNEYQWSAFTNHYSTLKNVVQMELEHKKTGAADINGYTALGKFFRAFYMDQMSARAGDLPMSEALLGRENLNPRYDSQKQIYVQILNLLNEANSDITSLIAKGETTVEGDFYFAGKLASWQRAINAFRLRMLLRLSKKEADTDLNIRAQFAEIINNPARYPLFAGMSDNLQFISNNYNKYPSNPDNFGFDATRQNMAATYVSLLTARQDPRVMITAEPAGAQLKAGKTPSDYTAYVGASSGEDLADMSAKAGIDNGAGFAPGAYSFQSRSRYYTNYTGENVFIIGYPEMCFNIAEGINRGWVSGNADQWYQAGIKASMEFYGIKEGANSMQYSRTGGREASDFVGYTVNFSFANYLAQPLVKYAGNNLTGLEQILTQKYLAFFMNSGMEAYFNFRRTGFPKFMTGVGTGNSERIALRWQYPISERTTNGANYKAAIDAQFGGKDDINDKIWLLK
- a CDS encoding (2Fe-2S)-binding protein, with protein sequence MNKKVPHQHSDESQESRRDFLKTTSVLTAIAVTPPAVVKAAQSGFVEKVNAALETMPVSFTVNGVKQQLKLEPRATLLDVLREQLDLTGTKKGCDYGQCGACTVHVNGKRVLSCLSLAVMHEGQEITTIEGLAKGEELHPMQQAFIKHDGFQCGYCTPGQIMSAVACIHEGHAGSEADIREFMSGNICRCGAYPNIVKAIQEVKNGGLKS
- a CDS encoding FAD binding domain-containing protein, with product MIQFQYERASTAKAAISSLAGSSQAKFIAGGTNLIDLMKRQVEAPARLVDINAVPLKDIQRKDGKTSIGALALNSQVADSKLIIDNHPLLSQALNAGASAQIRNMATVGGNMMQRTRCPYFYDTALPCNKREPGSGCGALKGLNRMHAIFGTSEQCIAVHPSDMCIALVALDATVVVAGPKGERRIPFEEFHRLPGTQPEKDNTLQSNELIMSVEIPDYAFNKHAYYMKIRDRASYAFALVSVAAALDMDGKVIREARLAMGGVAHKPWRLKEAEKALAGKPATEETFRQAAELAMQGAKAFKYNAFKLKLGPNVIVEALKNAAGLV
- the tal gene encoding transaldolase codes for the protein MANKVKQIHDFGQSIWLDFIDRKIIFSGELKRLVEEDGVRGVTSNPAIFEKAISSSADYDADIAELSKEQRTNEEIFFGLAISDIKLACDILRPVYDEDVVGADGYVSLEVSPFLALDTEGTIEQARKLWKEVDKENVMIKIPGTEPGLPAIQAAIADGINVNVTLLFGLDRYEAVTEAYIAGLEQRAAAGLPVNNISSVASFFLSRIDVLVDPLLDEKGLGELKGEVAIASAKKAYEIYKRVFSSDRWNKLAELGAVPQRLLWASTSSKNPAFKDTKYVEALIGPNTVDTIPMETLEAYRDHGDPASRLEDDLEGATKILEQIKEAGIDIDAVTKQLEEEGIDKFNKPFQKLLDAIEKQKSEA